One region of gamma proteobacterium HIMB55 genomic DNA includes:
- a CDS encoding flagellar hook-basal body protein (PFAM: Flagella basal body rod protein; Domain of unknown function (DUF1078); Flagellar basal body protein FlaE~TIGRFAM: fagellar hook-basal body proteins) has translation MAVTTSISGLQAAQQEMGVISDNIANGNTSGFKRGDLLFAELYSASLGFSETQPGTGVAAERTRTDFSQGGFRETSSQLDLAIDGDGLFIIQSGGDTLYTRAGDFRLSPDGYVVTEGGSRLQGFPADATGNIVKADTTDLQITTTLLSQNPTSTITFNGNLDSRAESPDPAVVFDATNPATYNFATATTIYDSAGAAHQVTLYFAQDAAADNKYTVHVAVDDVVQAGQFELSFDNTGSIVAGSATELTLNYTPANADAQDIVIDFAGTTGFGATSATSSLTQDGYAAGQLSGFEFDRAGIAYASYTNGETRAVGQVALATFTNAGGLESKGKTNFAESTLSGTPSIGAPAIDGKGLIRPSTLESANVDLTMEMLALIEAQRAFQTNAQAIQNANEAADAVLQLR, from the coding sequence ATGGCAGTTACTACATCAATTTCGGGGTTGCAGGCAGCTCAGCAAGAAATGGGCGTCATCAGTGACAACATTGCTAACGGCAACACGTCGGGGTTTAAGCGAGGCGATCTCTTATTCGCTGAACTTTATTCCGCTTCGCTAGGCTTCTCTGAAACTCAGCCAGGCACGGGTGTTGCCGCTGAGCGCACGCGTACAGACTTTTCACAGGGTGGTTTCCGAGAAACCTCGAGTCAGCTTGACTTGGCCATCGACGGAGACGGCTTATTCATCATCCAAAGCGGGGGAGATACGCTCTATACCCGCGCTGGGGATTTTCGCTTGTCTCCTGACGGCTACGTAGTTACCGAGGGTGGTTCCAGACTGCAAGGTTTCCCCGCGGACGCCACGGGTAATATTGTGAAGGCGGACACGACAGATCTTCAAATTACGACGACGCTGCTGTCTCAAAACCCCACATCCACAATTACCTTTAACGGAAACCTCGACTCCAGAGCCGAGTCGCCCGACCCGGCAGTAGTGTTCGATGCTACTAACCCTGCCACGTACAATTTCGCAACAGCTACAACGATTTATGATTCAGCAGGCGCAGCACACCAAGTAACACTGTACTTTGCCCAGGATGCAGCGGCTGATAATAAGTACACGGTTCACGTTGCCGTTGACGATGTGGTGCAAGCGGGCCAGTTCGAACTGAGTTTCGACAATACCGGGAGCATCGTGGCCGGGTCAGCAACAGAGTTGACGCTCAATTACACGCCTGCGAACGCTGATGCCCAAGATATCGTCATAGACTTTGCCGGTACGACGGGATTCGGAGCAACTTCTGCCACCTCTAGCTTGACGCAAGATGGTTATGCCGCAGGTCAGCTCTCCGGTTTTGAGTTCGACCGAGCTGGCATTGCCTATGCCTCATACACCAACGGTGAGACCCGAGCAGTTGGCCAGGTTGCGCTCGCGACCTTTACCAATGCCGGAGGCCTAGAGTCAAAAGGTAAGACCAACTTTGCCGAGAGCACGCTGTCGGGCACACCTTCAATTGGTGCGCCAGCTATCGACGGTAAAGGACTTATCCGACCTTCGACATTGGAGTCGGCAAACGTTGATTTGACCATGGAAATGCTTGCGCTCATCGAAGCTCAACGAGCCTTCCAGACGAATGCGCAGGCTATTCAAAACGCGAATGAAGCCGCTGATGCTGTGCTTCAGCTTCGTTAA
- a CDS encoding flagellar hook-basal body protein (PFAM: Domain of unknown function (DUF1078)~TIGRFAM: fagellar hook-basal body proteins) encodes MTTVLQIAAMANAKLANAQAAVTNNLANASTTAFKADLYYAEKEYLGSNESGSSAVDFGAGNVYATGRDLDVAISGPGWMQVLTPTGEEVLSRRGDLRVDAQGNLVDALQNQILGDGGPITVLPGSRVAIGADGTVSFVPIGETSLSTSTAGRILLVDPDPNTLTKGLDGYVRADATANLEPSAEVQLAVGALESSNVNPIASMVQMIELSRSFESTIKTMKTADELDASSASLMRLE; translated from the coding sequence ATGACAACGGTCCTTCAAATTGCTGCCATGGCTAACGCCAAGCTTGCGAATGCTCAGGCAGCAGTTACCAATAATCTTGCGAACGCGAGTACGACAGCCTTCAAAGCTGATCTTTACTACGCGGAGAAAGAGTACTTGGGGTCGAATGAAAGCGGCTCCTCCGCTGTCGATTTTGGTGCGGGCAATGTGTATGCCACAGGACGCGACCTTGATGTCGCGATTTCCGGGCCTGGCTGGATGCAAGTCTTAACACCGACAGGCGAAGAGGTTCTAAGTCGACGTGGTGACTTGCGAGTTGACGCGCAGGGTAATTTGGTCGACGCATTACAGAACCAAATCCTGGGTGATGGCGGGCCGATTACAGTGCTGCCCGGAAGTCGAGTGGCCATCGGTGCCGATGGCACCGTGTCATTTGTACCTATTGGTGAAACATCGCTAAGCACCAGCACCGCGGGCCGCATTTTACTGGTTGATCCAGACCCTAATACGTTGACCAAAGGTTTGGATGGTTATGTCAGAGCCGATGCCACGGCCAACCTCGAGCCCTCCGCCGAAGTGCAACTCGCAGTCGGCGCACTTGAGTCGTCAAACGTCAACCCAATTGCCAGCATGGTGCAAATGATCGAGTTATCACGGTCGTTCGAGAGCACTATCAAAACAATGAAAACCGCCGATGAGCTGGACGCGTCTAGCGCCAGCCTCATGCGGCTTGAATAA
- a CDS encoding flagellar basal-body rod protein FlgG (PFAM: Domain of unknown function (DUF1078); Flagella basal body rod protein~TIGRFAM: fagellar hook-basal body proteins; flagellar basal-body rod protein FlgG, Gram-negative bacteria), with translation MSQSLWIAKTGLDAQQTKMATISNNLANASTNGFKRGRAIFEDLLYQNVRQPGAQSSQDTMLPSGLQVGTGTRVVATERLFTQGNLVQTGNALDLAVQGRGFLEVLMPDGSQAFTRDGSMHLNDQGILVTSAGYQLQPPVTIPQDALSITVAPDGTVSVQQPGSPQTTQVGLIQLTDFVNPAGLEARGENLYLETGASGTPLPGNPGLNGLGTLQQGFVEGSNVNVVEEMVNMIETQRAYEMNSKAISTADQMLQYVSQNL, from the coding sequence ATGAGTCAGTCATTGTGGATCGCTAAAACGGGATTGGATGCGCAGCAGACCAAGATGGCCACGATCTCTAACAACCTCGCCAATGCAAGTACAAACGGCTTTAAGCGTGGTAGAGCCATTTTTGAAGACCTGCTGTATCAAAACGTTCGCCAGCCCGGTGCACAGTCCTCGCAGGACACGATGCTTCCTTCGGGGCTTCAGGTGGGAACAGGCACGCGCGTTGTCGCTACCGAGCGCCTGTTTACTCAGGGGAATTTGGTGCAAACAGGTAACGCGCTCGATCTTGCGGTTCAAGGTCGAGGGTTTCTTGAGGTTTTGATGCCCGACGGCTCGCAGGCGTTTACGCGTGATGGGTCAATGCACCTTAACGATCAAGGCATTCTGGTGACGTCTGCGGGTTATCAACTTCAGCCCCCTGTCACCATCCCGCAGGACGCGTTGAGCATTACGGTGGCCCCTGACGGTACGGTGTCAGTGCAGCAGCCTGGATCACCGCAGACCACGCAGGTCGGACTGATTCAGCTGACCGACTTTGTTAATCCGGCTGGCTTAGAAGCGAGAGGTGAGAACTTGTACCTGGAGACCGGTGCGAGCGGCACGCCACTGCCCGGTAACCCGGGACTCAACGGTCTCGGGACACTCCAGCAGGGCTTCGTTGAGGGCTCAAACGTCAACGTGGTCGAGGAAATGGTCAACATGATCGAGACCCAGCGGGCCTATGAGATGAATTCCAAAGCCATCTCAACCGCTGACCAGATGTTGCAGTACGTCTCGCAGAATCTTTAA
- a CDS encoding flagellar basal body L-ring protein (PFAM: Flagellar L-ring protein), translated as MDTLKTTVWVLLSASIMTGCGGIETRSHPAYAPMEPIVYTDPKEGESAGSLYNEQRGMSLFADTRARSVGDIISIVLTESTQASKNAGTAVGRESSLYVAPPTLFGRSNPDFAVNDITNLTLEQNIAANSEFTGNGSSNQSNSLSGAIAVQVARVLPNGNLIVQGEKWLALNKGEEFIQLRGIVRPEDISATNTIPSTLVADARISYGGTGIIDRVNSPGWFSKFFNSPLNPF; from the coding sequence ATGGACACGCTAAAAACGACAGTTTGGGTTTTGCTCTCCGCTTCGATCATGACGGGGTGCGGTGGCATCGAGACGCGATCTCATCCGGCTTATGCGCCAATGGAGCCTATTGTCTACACGGACCCTAAAGAGGGTGAGAGTGCCGGCAGTCTTTACAACGAGCAGCGCGGCATGAGCCTTTTTGCCGATACGCGCGCGCGCTCAGTAGGCGACATCATCAGCATTGTGCTCACCGAATCAACGCAAGCCTCGAAAAATGCAGGGACCGCGGTTGGTCGAGAGTCGAGTCTCTACGTTGCTCCGCCTACATTGTTTGGCCGTTCAAACCCGGATTTTGCGGTTAACGACATTACCAACTTAACGCTTGAGCAAAATATCGCAGCAAATTCAGAATTCACGGGCAACGGCTCCAGTAACCAGTCGAACTCACTCTCTGGTGCGATTGCGGTTCAGGTGGCACGTGTGCTGCCTAACGGAAATCTCATTGTGCAAGGCGAGAAGTGGCTGGCCCTCAATAAGGGCGAGGAGTTTATTCAGCTCCGTGGCATTGTCCGACCCGAGGACATCAGCGCTACCAACACCATTCCTTCAACGCTCGTGGCTGATGCCCGCATCTCTTATGGCGGCACCGGCATCATCGATCGCGTGAATTCACCGGGCTGGTTCTCTAAGTTTTTTAACAGCCCACTGAACCCTTTCTAA
- a CDS encoding flagellar basal-body P-ring protein (PFAM: Flagellar P-ring protein), whose amino-acid sequence MLKRSLLHLSKPIFLTFVGYLALLAVLALALPKAAHAERIKDIAMVEGARTNQLIGFGLVVGLDGTGDQVTQTQFTIQAARSMLQQFGVNLPPGVNPQTKNMASVMVTAELPAFTKPGQRMDVTVSSIGNAKSLRGGELLLTQLKGGNGEVYAVAQGGLVVSGFGAEGTDGSSISVNTKASGRIPNGALIEREVGNALDDGSNRITFNLHSADFTTAKNMASEINRMMGPGTAEALDAVSISVLAPTDTAQKVAYLAELENIEVSKANSAAKIIVNARSGTIVIGSEVVVKPAAVATGSLTVTIDESFAVSQPGPFAAGGDTAVVPQSTVNAEQEEAKFFVMEGGVNLQDIVAAINKVGAAPGDLIAVLEALQQAGALSAQIIVI is encoded by the coding sequence ATGTTGAAACGCTCATTACTGCATCTCTCCAAACCCATCTTTTTGACCTTCGTGGGTTATTTAGCCTTGTTGGCTGTGCTCGCACTGGCGCTGCCGAAAGCGGCCCACGCCGAGCGTATTAAAGATATCGCTATGGTCGAAGGAGCTCGAACCAACCAGCTTATTGGCTTTGGTTTGGTGGTCGGCCTTGACGGCACGGGTGACCAGGTGACGCAGACCCAGTTTACGATTCAGGCCGCGCGCAGCATGTTGCAGCAGTTCGGCGTTAATTTGCCTCCTGGCGTAAACCCCCAGACGAAGAACATGGCCTCGGTCATGGTTACCGCAGAACTCCCGGCGTTTACCAAGCCCGGACAGCGAATGGACGTCACGGTTTCTTCGATTGGTAACGCTAAAAGTCTACGTGGTGGCGAGCTTCTGCTTACTCAGTTAAAAGGCGGTAACGGCGAGGTCTATGCCGTGGCCCAAGGTGGCTTGGTGGTCTCTGGCTTTGGTGCGGAGGGTACTGACGGCTCATCCATCAGTGTGAATACGAAGGCCTCCGGTCGCATTCCTAACGGTGCGCTTATTGAGCGTGAGGTAGGCAATGCGCTCGATGATGGCAGCAACCGCATTACCTTTAACCTGCACTCTGCCGACTTCACCACAGCCAAGAACATGGCCTCTGAAATCAATCGCATGATGGGCCCCGGCACTGCTGAGGCGCTCGACGCAGTCTCTATCTCAGTACTGGCACCCACGGATACCGCGCAGAAGGTGGCTTACCTCGCTGAGCTGGAGAACATCGAAGTTAGCAAAGCTAACAGCGCAGCAAAAATCATTGTGAATGCTCGTAGCGGCACCATTGTTATTGGCTCTGAGGTGGTGGTTAAACCTGCTGCGGTTGCAACAGGTAGCCTCACGGTCACAATCGATGAGTCCTTCGCGGTGTCGCAACCAGGGCCTTTTGCGGCCGGCGGAGATACTGCAGTTGTTCCGCAAAGCACGGTTAACGCTGAGCAGGAGGAAGCGAAGTTCTTCGTGATGGAAGGCGGTGTCAATTTACAAGACATCGTCGCCGCCATTAATAAAGTGGGCGCAGCGCCAGGTGATCTCATCGCCGTGCTTGAAGCGCTTCAACAGGCTGGCGCACTTAGTGCACAGATCATTGTGATCTAA
- a CDS encoding Rod binding protein (PFAM: Rod binding protein), giving the protein MSGAIYNDFSQFSALRADAAQNPNAALEEVAAQFESIFLQQMLKSMRDATVKSDLFDSSQMETYQSMADQQLALQLAEQGGIGLARMMVEQMQTSGLVEEAKGSDGATSSDLKSAESKSFELKGSESTAPRSKEFRLEVANAYELRSDD; this is encoded by the coding sequence ATGAGCGGCGCAATCTACAACGATTTCTCACAATTCTCGGCGCTTCGAGCAGACGCAGCGCAGAACCCGAACGCGGCACTTGAGGAAGTCGCCGCGCAGTTTGAATCTATTTTCTTGCAGCAAATGCTGAAGTCTATGCGCGATGCGACCGTCAAAAGTGACTTGTTCGACTCTTCGCAAATGGAGACTTACCAAAGCATGGCGGATCAGCAGCTTGCGCTTCAGCTAGCCGAGCAGGGCGGTATTGGCCTTGCGCGCATGATGGTTGAGCAAATGCAAACCAGTGGTCTTGTTGAGGAAGCAAAGGGTTCTGATGGGGCTACAAGCTCTGACTTAAAAAGCGCTGAATCAAAGAGTTTTGAATTAAAAGGTTCGGAATCAACAGCGCCTAGAAGTAAGGAATTCCGTCTGGAAGTCGCTAATGCTTACGAACTCAGGAGCGATGACTAA
- a CDS encoding flagellar hook-associated protein FlgK (PFAM: Domain of unknown function (DUF1078); Flagella basal body rod protein~TIGRFAM: flagellar hook-associated protein FlgK) — translation MSNIFDVGSSALTALQRAISTTGNNIANVNTEGYSRQEVEFRSRNPDSLGGHQIGTGVEVTSIRRAYDQFITVDIQARASSSGYYSLYASTASQIDNLMADPATSISSAMDQFFASMEAVANSPTSQPERQVMLSEAQTLANRFNYVDARLSELAEDMNQRMGVFVEDINRHLSDVAALNEQIKRLERRPAGSPNELLDERDRIIESLSKIMRVDARSQEDGSINLYSASGHRLVSQAGAETLRIAPGVFADGPVQIFVSGAGQALSELTDHSLGGELGAALDVSTNMIDRARREIGLVAMGLSANFNIQHKAGATLNQTAGGDFFSSILPVTTAAIGNSGTTNVSATIDNTSELTGASYRVDYTDSVVTVTNLVTGDAQEINGTVITLEGVRFEVSPFSNLTDGDSFVVEPTGRAAASIGVDITDTSEIAAANLGGSVGDNRNMLSLIALRESNNLKGGTQSVYDIYNNAVSQVAVDTRSAKANAETEESLLNSVKDQRASITGVNLEEEAANLIRYQQAYQAAAQIITTANDMFDTLLRATSR, via the coding sequence ATGTCTAATATTTTTGATGTCGGCTCGTCCGCGCTCACAGCGTTGCAGCGCGCTATTTCGACGACCGGTAATAACATCGCCAACGTAAATACAGAGGGCTACAGCCGACAGGAAGTCGAGTTTCGCTCGCGTAACCCTGATTCATTAGGCGGTCACCAGATTGGCACAGGTGTCGAGGTCACCTCGATTCGCCGTGCATACGATCAATTTATTACTGTTGATATTCAGGCGAGAGCCAGCTCTTCAGGCTATTACAGCCTTTACGCCAGCACAGCCTCACAAATCGATAATCTGATGGCCGACCCTGCGACCAGTATTTCCTCTGCCATGGATCAGTTTTTTGCCAGCATGGAAGCCGTCGCGAATAGCCCGACCTCACAACCTGAACGCCAGGTCATGCTGTCCGAGGCGCAAACCTTGGCTAATCGCTTTAATTATGTCGACGCACGGTTAAGTGAGCTCGCTGAGGACATGAACCAGCGCATGGGTGTGTTTGTCGAGGATATTAATCGTCACTTAAGCGACGTGGCCGCACTTAACGAGCAGATTAAGCGTCTAGAGCGCCGCCCTGCCGGCTCACCAAATGAGTTGTTAGACGAGCGTGATCGCATCATCGAAAGTCTCTCGAAAATCATGCGGGTAGACGCTAGAAGCCAGGAAGATGGCTCCATCAACTTGTATTCAGCGAGCGGACATCGGCTGGTTAGCCAAGCAGGTGCTGAGACACTGCGCATAGCCCCCGGCGTCTTCGCCGACGGTCCCGTTCAAATATTTGTTTCGGGCGCAGGACAAGCACTGTCAGAGCTGACCGATCACTCATTGGGCGGTGAGTTGGGGGCGGCCCTCGATGTATCGACCAATATGATCGATCGCGCACGCAGAGAAATAGGTCTCGTTGCAATGGGCCTCAGCGCTAACTTCAATATTCAGCACAAAGCGGGCGCCACCCTTAATCAAACGGCAGGAGGCGATTTCTTCTCCTCGATTCTTCCCGTGACCACTGCGGCCATTGGCAACTCGGGCACGACTAACGTCTCGGCGACGATCGATAATACGTCGGAGTTAACCGGTGCGTCTTACCGCGTGGATTACACCGACAGCGTGGTTACCGTGACGAACCTCGTAACGGGCGACGCACAAGAAATAAACGGAACGGTCATAACGCTCGAGGGCGTTCGTTTCGAAGTGAGTCCGTTTTCAAACTTAACCGACGGTGACAGTTTCGTTGTTGAGCCGACAGGGCGAGCGGCGGCCAGCATAGGTGTTGATATCACCGACACGTCAGAGATCGCCGCGGCAAATCTGGGCGGTAGCGTGGGTGATAACCGCAACATGCTCAGCCTCATTGCCCTTCGCGAGTCCAACAACCTTAAGGGTGGCACGCAAAGCGTCTACGACATTTACAACAATGCCGTCTCGCAGGTTGCCGTGGACACACGCAGCGCAAAGGCCAACGCAGAAACCGAAGAATCGCTATTGAACTCGGTGAAGGATCAACGCGCCAGCATTACCGGAGTGAACCTTGAGGAAGAAGCGGCGAACCTTATTCGTTACCAGCAAGCCTACCAAGCAGCGGCACAGATCATTACTACTGCGAACGATATGTTCGACACCTTATTGAGGGCGACTTCACGATGA
- a CDS encoding flagellar hook-associated protein 3 (PFAM: Bacterial flagellin N-terminal helical region; Bacterial flagellin C-terminal helical region~TIGRFAM: flagellar hook-associated protein 3) gives MIGRMSSMQLHQGSLDVILDAQARLQRTQEELATGKRVLNPSDDPIAASQIMTIQSELSRIETLQKNANHAYSELSLAESTVGGVQDALQRVRELAIRGNNDALGVEEKAMIAAEIDGLRTQIMSLANSKSASGEYIFAGFSSNQAAYTEDNGVISYQGDDNAREVNLSTSTTIKTRLSGTQIFGADGAGLFDALTSLAASLRSNDRVTFETAFDALDASMSIVSNARSTLGVRMNQVSEQQSLNESFNLQLTKTLSGLEDLDYARAISDMNLQLVALEAAQQAYTQSQSTSLFDYLR, from the coding sequence ATGATTGGGCGTATGTCTTCAATGCAGCTGCACCAGGGCAGTCTCGATGTAATTCTTGATGCGCAGGCAAGGCTTCAGCGGACTCAGGAGGAATTGGCTACTGGAAAGCGTGTGCTCAACCCGTCCGATGATCCTATTGCGGCAAGTCAGATAATGACGATCCAAAGCGAACTTTCGCGTATTGAGACGCTGCAAAAGAATGCCAATCACGCTTACTCAGAGCTCTCACTCGCAGAGAGCACCGTTGGGGGTGTTCAAGATGCCCTGCAGCGAGTTAGAGAGCTTGCCATTCGCGGCAATAACGATGCATTGGGTGTTGAAGAAAAGGCGATGATTGCTGCCGAAATTGACGGTTTGCGGACTCAAATCATGTCACTCGCCAATAGTAAGAGTGCCTCTGGTGAATACATATTTGCAGGCTTTTCTTCTAATCAGGCGGCCTACACCGAGGATAACGGCGTCATAAGCTATCAAGGCGATGACAACGCTCGCGAGGTCAATTTGTCCACGTCAACAACCATCAAAACACGACTCTCTGGTACTCAGATCTTCGGTGCTGACGGTGCTGGGCTTTTCGATGCGCTCACCTCTCTCGCAGCGAGCTTACGATCGAATGATCGTGTGACCTTTGAAACGGCCTTTGACGCACTGGATGCGTCAATGAGCATAGTATCAAATGCACGAAGCACGCTGGGTGTTCGAATGAACCAGGTTAGCGAGCAGCAGTCGCTCAACGAGAGCTTTAACCTCCAGCTCACCAAGACGCTATCCGGCCTCGAAGACCTCGATTATGCAAGGGCGATCAGTGACATGAACCTGCAGTTAGTCGCACTGGAAGCCGCGCAGCAGGCGTATACGCAATCTCAGTCAACATCTCTGTTCGACTATTTGCGCTAG
- a CDS encoding flagellin/flagellar hook associated protein (PFAM: Bacterial flagellin N-terminal helical region; Bacterial flagellin C-terminal helical region): MPLTVNTNVASLAAQRSMLSTNSALETSFERLSTGKRINSAADDAAGLAVSQSLTSSINGMNQAIRNTNDGISAAQIAEGALAEVTDILQRMRDLAVQANTGFLSSTEKGFLQSEQVKLETALDNVVGAAKFSDTALFGATAESTGFTFQTGAARGDTSSFTTKVISSTDIAYEKTAGVQATINLSLIDLTEANSGSAHVAPDGTDDTSSGVDDTYARGTGPNGAIADIDLAIDAISSLRADLGAAMSEFESTVRNLANVTQNTEAARSRIMDTDYAAETANLTKNQILQQASTSILAQANQQPQSVLALLQ; the protein is encoded by the coding sequence ATGCCACTCACAGTTAATACAAACGTTGCATCACTCGCTGCTCAGCGGTCGATGCTTTCAACTAACAGCGCTCTTGAAACGTCTTTCGAGCGTCTTTCTACCGGTAAGCGAATTAATTCCGCAGCAGATGATGCAGCTGGTTTGGCAGTTTCTCAGTCACTCACTTCATCCATTAACGGAATGAATCAGGCCATTCGTAACACTAACGACGGCATCTCCGCCGCTCAAATTGCCGAGGGTGCTCTCGCAGAAGTAACAGACATTCTCCAGCGCATGCGTGATTTGGCTGTGCAAGCTAATACAGGGTTTTTGTCATCTACTGAGAAGGGCTTTCTGCAGTCTGAGCAGGTGAAGCTTGAAACAGCTCTCGATAATGTGGTTGGTGCTGCCAAGTTCAGCGACACCGCGCTATTCGGCGCAACCGCCGAATCAACTGGCTTTACTTTCCAAACAGGTGCTGCACGCGGTGATACCTCGTCGTTCACAACCAAGGTGATTAGTTCGACTGATATCGCCTACGAGAAAACTGCGGGCGTACAAGCTACGATCAATCTTTCACTCATTGACTTGACCGAGGCTAACTCAGGAAGTGCTCACGTCGCGCCGGATGGCACAGATGATACATCGTCAGGTGTTGACGACACTTATGCGCGAGGCACGGGTCCTAATGGAGCCATCGCTGATATCGACCTCGCAATCGATGCTATCAGCAGCCTCCGCGCTGACTTGGGTGCGGCAATGTCGGAATTTGAGTCGACGGTGAGAAATCTCGCTAACGTAACGCAGAACACAGAAGCTGCCCGATCGCGAATCATGGACACTGATTACGCCGCTGAAACTGCGAATCTGACTAAAAACCAGATTTTGCAGCAGGCTTCAACGTCGATTCTTGCTCAGGCGAATCAGCAGCCTCAGTCAGTATTGGCACTGCTTCAGTAG
- a CDS encoding flagellar protein FlaG (PFAM: FlaG protein) translates to MVDGVSGVAEKPPITAQPVQQSVQKPSNRSAEVRHAEQKVESTFDFEALAEAVARVQEYSDMVSGRALNFSIDNQLKRSVITVVDSETESLVRQIPSEELLEVARLLKNQQAESERASTVRGLIFDSQT, encoded by the coding sequence ATGGTTGACGGAGTCAGTGGCGTCGCTGAAAAGCCACCCATTACAGCGCAACCCGTACAACAGTCGGTACAGAAGCCTTCGAACCGGTCTGCAGAAGTGCGACACGCAGAACAGAAGGTTGAGTCAACCTTTGACTTTGAAGCGCTCGCTGAGGCGGTTGCAAGAGTTCAGGAATATTCGGACATGGTCTCGGGTAGAGCCCTGAATTTCTCAATTGATAATCAGTTGAAGCGCTCTGTGATAACTGTAGTGGATTCGGAGACGGAGTCGCTTGTTCGCCAAATTCCCTCTGAGGAATTATTAGAGGTCGCGCGGCTACTCAAAAACCAACAGGCCGAGTCTGAGCGCGCTAGCACCGTTCGTGGCTTAATTTTCGATTCTCAAACGTAG